One stretch of Numenius arquata chromosome 8, bNumArq3.hap1.1, whole genome shotgun sequence DNA includes these proteins:
- the RGS4 gene encoding regulator of G-protein signaling 4 isoform X1: MCKGLAALPATCLKSAKDMKHRLGFLLQKSDSCDYSSSQSKKEKISSSQRVSQEEVRKWADSLENLIHHDRGLAAFRAFLKSEYSEENIEFWVSCEDYKKTKSPAKLSPKARKIYDEFISVQATKEVNLDSCTREKTSHNILEPTLSCFDEAQRKIFTLMEKDSYRRFLKSPYYLDLVSPPGAGCGPENCKRSHTHTLDCNSNIISQCA, translated from the exons ATGTGCAAGGGACTCGCTGCACTGCCAGCCACTTGCTTAAAAAG TGCCAAAGACATGAAGCATCGTCTGGGCTTCTTGCTGCAGAAGTCAGACTCCTGTGACTACAGCTCTTCCCAGAGCAAGAAGGAGAAAATATCTTCAAGCCAGAG GGTTAGCCAAGAGGAAGTCAGAAAGTGGGCAGACTCTTTGGAAAACCTGATCCATCATGATA GAGGTCTGGCTGCTTTCCGTGCTTTTCTCAAATCTGAGTACAGTGAGGAAAACATCGAATTCTGGGTCAGTTGTGAGGACTACAAGAAAACCAAGTCACCAGCCAAGCTCAGCCCTAAGGCCAGAAAGATCTATGATGAGTTCATCTCCGTGCAGGCAACAAAAGAG GTGAACCTGGATTCATGCACACGGGAGAAGACGAGCCACAATATTCTGGAGCCTACACTGTCCTGCTTTGATGAGGctcagagaaaaatattcacGCTCATGGAAAAGGATTCTTACCGCCGTTTCCTCAAGTCCCCCTACTACCTGGACTTGGTCAGCCCACCCGGTGCCGGCTGCGGACCCGAAAACTGCAAAAGAAGCCACACTCACACCTTAGACTGCAACTCTAACATCATCTCTCAGTGCGCCTGA
- the RGS4 gene encoding regulator of G-protein signaling 4 isoform X2 — MCKGLAALPATCLKSAKDMKHRLGFLLQKSDSCDYSSSQSKKEKISSSQRVSQEEVRKWADSLENLIHHDSEPGFMHTGEDEPQYSGAYTVLL, encoded by the exons ATGTGCAAGGGACTCGCTGCACTGCCAGCCACTTGCTTAAAAAG TGCCAAAGACATGAAGCATCGTCTGGGCTTCTTGCTGCAGAAGTCAGACTCCTGTGACTACAGCTCTTCCCAGAGCAAGAAGGAGAAAATATCTTCAAGCCAGAG GGTTAGCCAAGAGGAAGTCAGAAAGTGGGCAGACTCTTTGGAAAACCTGATCCATCATGATA GTGAACCTGGATTCATGCACACGGGAGAAGACGAGCCACAATATTCTGGAGCCTACACTGTCCTGCTTTGA